In Herbaspirillum sp. WKF16, one genomic interval encodes:
- the mdcA gene encoding malonate decarboxylase subunit alpha, protein MSGSERVWNARQKNREARLARAAAALGGDLQGKIAPAGKLAELLYAVLENGDRVCVEGNNQKQADFLAKGLASLDPARVHGLHMLFSVLALPEHLDVFEKGIADRLDFSFSGPQAGRLAKLASAGKLNIGAIHTYLELFGRYFTDLTPRVALVAAQAADRHGNLYTGPNTEDTPAIAEATAFSSGIVIAQVNEIVDVLPRVDIPADWVGFAIQAPTPHYIEPLFTRDPAQISEIQVLMAMMAIKGIYAEYGVQRLNHGIGFDTAAIELILPTYAESLGLRGKICKHWALNPHPALIPAIEAGFVESIHSFGSELGMEDYIRARPDVFFVGPDGSMRSNRALSQTAGHYGCDMFIGSTLQIDLQGNSSTATLGRIAGFGGAPNMGADARGRRHASEAWLKAGAQARAGRNTIPRGQKLVVQTVETFREHMQPAFVEKLDAWQLGEQARMPIPPVMIYGDDVTHILTEEGIANLLLCRSDEEREQAIRGVAGYTAVGLGRDRRMVENLRDRGVIRRAEDMGIDKRLATRDLLAAKNMKDLVRASGGLYNPPKRFRNW, encoded by the coding sequence ATGAGTGGTAGCGAACGCGTCTGGAACGCGCGCCAGAAGAACCGGGAGGCGCGGCTGGCGCGCGCCGCGGCGGCGCTGGGCGGGGACCTGCAGGGCAAGATCGCGCCGGCCGGCAAGCTGGCCGAGCTGCTGTACGCGGTGCTGGAAAACGGCGACCGGGTTTGCGTCGAGGGCAACAACCAGAAGCAGGCCGATTTCCTGGCCAAGGGCCTGGCCTCGCTCGACCCGGCGCGCGTGCACGGCCTGCACATGCTGTTCTCGGTGCTGGCCCTGCCGGAGCACCTGGACGTGTTCGAGAAGGGCATCGCCGACCGCCTGGACTTCTCCTTCTCCGGCCCGCAGGCCGGGCGGCTGGCGAAGCTGGCCTCGGCCGGCAAACTCAACATCGGCGCCATCCATACCTACCTTGAACTGTTCGGCCGCTACTTCACCGACCTCACGCCGCGCGTGGCGCTGGTGGCAGCCCAGGCGGCCGACCGCCACGGCAACCTGTATACCGGCCCCAACACCGAGGACACCCCGGCAATCGCCGAGGCCACCGCGTTCTCCAGCGGCATCGTGATCGCCCAGGTCAACGAGATCGTCGACGTGCTGCCGCGCGTGGACATCCCGGCCGACTGGGTCGGCTTCGCCATCCAGGCACCCACGCCGCACTACATCGAACCGCTGTTCACGCGCGACCCGGCCCAGATCTCCGAGATCCAGGTGCTCATGGCGATGATGGCGATCAAGGGCATCTATGCCGAATACGGCGTGCAGCGCCTGAACCACGGCATCGGCTTCGACACCGCCGCCATCGAGCTGATCCTGCCGACCTATGCCGAGTCGCTCGGCCTGCGCGGCAAGATCTGCAAGCACTGGGCGCTCAATCCGCATCCGGCGCTGATCCCGGCGATCGAGGCCGGCTTCGTCGAGTCGATCCATTCCTTCGGCTCCGAGCTGGGCATGGAGGACTACATCCGAGCCCGGCCCGACGTCTTCTTCGTCGGCCCCGACGGCTCCATGCGCAGCAACCGCGCGCTCTCGCAGACCGCCGGCCACTACGGCTGCGACATGTTCATCGGTTCCACCCTGCAGATCGACCTGCAGGGCAACTCCTCCACCGCCACGCTGGGCCGCATCGCCGGCTTCGGCGGCGCTCCCAACATGGGCGCCGACGCCCGCGGTCGGCGTCACGCCAGCGAAGCGTGGCTCAAGGCCGGGGCGCAGGCGCGCGCCGGCAGGAACACCATCCCGCGCGGCCAGAAGCTGGTGGTGCAGACGGTGGAAACCTTCCGCGAACACATGCAGCCGGCCTTCGTCGAGAAGCTCGACGCCTGGCAACTGGGCGAGCAGGCCAGGATGCCGATACCGCCGGTGATGATCTACGGCGACGACGTCACCCACATCCTCACCGAGGAGGGCATCGCCAACCTGCTGCTGTGCCGCAGCGACGAGGAGCGCGAACAGGCCATCCGCGGCGTGGCGGGCTACACGGCGGTGGGGCTGGGACGCGACCGCCGCATGGTGGAAAACCTGCGCGACCGCGGCGTGATCCGGCGCGCCGAGGACATGGGCATCGACAAGCGCCTGGCCACGCGCGACCTGCTGGCCGCCAAGAACATGAAGGATCTGGTGCGGGCCTCGGGCGGTCTGTACAACCCGCCCAAACGTTTCAGGAACTGGTGA
- a CDS encoding TRAP transporter large permease: MSPLTLGALYGVITIVVMCSGMPIAFALGVVATGFMYFFMPESALDTVTQNVYEEIASITLLSIPLFILKGAAIGKSPAGKDLYSAIHAWLNRVPGGLGIANVFACALFAAMAGSSPATCSAIGSAGIPEMRRRGYSPGFAAGIIAAGGTLGILLPPSITMILYAVAAEQSLGRLFLAGIGPGVLLVILFAGYAVFRARKEYKLAHAVYTAGGVKSAYLDDEHFTLAQKVEMLPRVLPFLILLIGVMVALYGGLATPSETAGLGALLALVLIAIVYRIYKPREIAPFLSSTIKESGMLLLIIGMSLLYSYVMSYLHISQSAAQWVVDLHLSRWLLLAVILAMVIVLGFFLPPVSIILMTAPIILPPLKAAGFDLIWFGIVMTVVMEMGLIHPPVGLNLFVIKNIAPDIPLGDVIKGTIPFLALMFLAVVLLCMFPGIATVLPDLLMGAK; encoded by the coding sequence ATGAGCCCATTGACCCTCGGCGCCCTGTATGGCGTCATCACCATCGTCGTCATGTGCTCCGGCATGCCCATCGCCTTCGCGCTGGGCGTGGTGGCGACCGGCTTCATGTACTTCTTCATGCCGGAGTCGGCGCTGGACACCGTCACCCAGAACGTCTACGAAGAGATCGCCTCGATCACGCTGCTGTCGATCCCGCTGTTCATCCTGAAGGGCGCGGCCATCGGCAAGTCGCCGGCCGGCAAGGATCTGTACTCGGCCATCCACGCCTGGCTGAACCGGGTGCCGGGCGGCCTGGGCATCGCCAACGTGTTCGCCTGCGCGCTGTTCGCCGCCATGGCCGGCTCGTCGCCGGCGACCTGCTCGGCGATCGGATCGGCCGGCATTCCCGAGATGCGCCGGCGCGGCTATTCGCCGGGCTTCGCGGCCGGCATCATCGCCGCCGGCGGGACGCTGGGCATCCTGTTGCCGCCGTCGATCACCATGATCCTGTACGCGGTGGCCGCCGAGCAGTCGCTGGGCCGGCTGTTCCTGGCCGGCATCGGCCCGGGCGTGCTGCTGGTGATCCTGTTCGCCGGCTATGCCGTGTTCCGCGCCCGCAAGGAGTACAAGCTGGCGCACGCGGTCTACACCGCCGGCGGCGTGAAGTCGGCCTACCTGGACGACGAGCACTTCACGCTGGCGCAAAAGGTGGAGATGCTGCCGCGCGTGCTGCCGTTCCTGATCCTGCTGATCGGCGTGATGGTGGCGCTCTACGGCGGGCTGGCCACGCCCTCCGAGACCGCCGGGCTGGGCGCGCTGCTGGCGCTGGTGCTGATCGCCATCGTCTACCGCATCTACAAGCCGCGCGAGATCGCGCCGTTCCTGAGCTCCACCATCAAGGAATCGGGCATGCTGCTCCTGATCATCGGCATGTCGCTGCTGTATTCCTACGTGATGAGCTACCTGCACATCAGCCAGTCGGCGGCGCAGTGGGTGGTCGACCTGCACCTGTCCAGGTGGCTGCTGCTGGCGGTGATCCTGGCCATGGTGATCGTGCTGGGCTTCTTCCTGCCGCCGGTGTCGATCATCCTGATGACCGCGCCTATCATCCTGCCGCCGCTGAAGGCCGCCGGTTTCGACCTGATCTGGTTTGGCATCGTGATGACCGTGGTGATGGAGATGGGGCTGATCCACCCGCCGGTGGGGCTGAACCTGTTCGTGATCAAGAACATCGCGCCCGACATCCCGCTGGGCGACGTGATCAAGGGTACGATTCCTTTCCTGGCGTTGATGTTCCTCGCGGTCGTGCTGCTGTGCATGTTCCCGGGCATCGCGACCGTATTGCCTGACCTGTTGATGGGAGCGAAGTGA
- a CDS encoding TRAP transporter small permease, translating to MSHGFEMPGAAPAARPAVPASAPVAWLAAALALFHKAAVFLGMIALVVTSCILTYSVVVRYFFHHPTDWQDEASVFMLVGVIFLCSAHVQSLRGHIGIEAVAGLLSPAANRVRMFIVDLVSFAFCAFFAWKSWTLFHEAWVDGQTTSSTFAPPLWIPYSMMALGMSILTLQLLVQVLVRITGTVDAKEGA from the coding sequence ATGAGCCACGGGTTTGAAATGCCGGGCGCCGCCCCGGCGGCCAGGCCGGCGGTGCCGGCCAGCGCGCCGGTGGCGTGGCTGGCCGCGGCGCTGGCGCTGTTCCACAAGGCGGCCGTGTTCCTGGGCATGATCGCGCTGGTGGTGACCTCGTGCATCCTCACCTACTCGGTGGTGGTGCGCTACTTCTTCCACCATCCCACCGACTGGCAGGACGAGGCCTCGGTCTTCATGCTGGTGGGCGTGATTTTCCTGTGCTCGGCCCACGTGCAGTCGCTGCGCGGGCATATCGGCATCGAGGCGGTGGCGGGTCTGCTCTCGCCGGCGGCCAACCGGGTGCGCATGTTCATCGTCGACCTGGTGTCCTTCGCGTTCTGCGCCTTCTTCGCGTGGAAGTCGTGGACGCTGTTCCACGAGGCCTGGGTGGATGGCCAGACCACCTCGTCGACCTTCGCGCCGCCGCTGTGGATTCCCTATTCGATGATGGCGCTGGGCATGAGCATCCTCACGCTGCAGTTGCTGGTGCAGGTGCTGGTGCGCATCACCGGCACGGTGGACGCGAAGGAGGGCGCGTAA
- the dctP gene encoding TRAP transporter substrate-binding protein DctP, producing the protein MTGITRRHFIGTLAAAPLAAALPTAAWAQTTNLKISHQFPGGTITEGDFRDRLVRTFAQQVSERTKGALKFEIYPGSSLMKTNAQFSAMRKGALDMSLVPLNYAGGEVPETNIGLMPGLVTSYQQGASWKNAEVGKELARILNEKGIVIVSWIWQAGGVASRGKPIVDPADAKGMKVRGGSREMDLILKEAGAAVVTLPSNEIYAAMQTGAMDAAMTSSTSFMSFRLEEVAKALTTGRDKAYWYMFEPLMMSKAVFEKLPKDQQAVVMAVGAEMEQFAMKAAQADDVAVAQVYQKAGAKVVDLNAEVVKKWQDIARNTAWKDFAARNANCAKLLSLAEKTL; encoded by the coding sequence ATGACTGGAATCACGCGCCGCCATTTCATTGGCACGCTGGCAGCCGCCCCCCTCGCGGCAGCATTGCCCACCGCAGCATGGGCACAAACCACCAACCTGAAGATTTCCCACCAGTTCCCCGGCGGCACCATCACCGAGGGCGACTTCCGCGACCGCCTGGTGCGCACTTTCGCCCAGCAGGTCAGCGAACGCACCAAGGGCGCCCTGAAGTTCGAGATCTATCCCGGCTCCTCGCTGATGAAGACCAACGCGCAGTTCTCGGCCATGCGCAAGGGCGCGCTGGACATGTCGCTGGTGCCGCTGAACTACGCCGGCGGCGAAGTCCCCGAGACCAACATCGGCCTGATGCCGGGCCTGGTGACCTCCTACCAGCAGGGCGCCTCCTGGAAGAACGCTGAAGTGGGCAAGGAACTGGCGCGCATCCTCAACGAAAAGGGCATCGTCATCGTCAGCTGGATCTGGCAGGCCGGCGGCGTGGCCTCGCGCGGCAAGCCCATCGTCGATCCGGCCGACGCCAAGGGGATGAAGGTGCGCGGCGGTTCGCGCGAGATGGACCTGATCCTGAAGGAAGCCGGCGCGGCCGTGGTGACGCTGCCCTCCAATGAGATCTATGCCGCCATGCAGACCGGCGCGATGGATGCCGCGATGACCTCCTCGACCTCCTTCATGTCGTTCCGCCTGGAAGAGGTCGCCAAGGCGCTTACCACCGGCCGCGACAAGGCCTACTGGTACATGTTCGAGCCGCTGATGATGTCCAAGGCGGTGTTCGAGAAACTGCCCAAGGACCAGCAGGCCGTGGTCATGGCGGTCGGCGCCGAGATGGAACAGTTCGCCATGAAGGCCGCGCAGGCCGACGACGTGGCCGTGGCCCAGGTCTACCAGAAGGCCGGCGCCAAGGTGGTCGACCTGAACGCCGAGGTGGTCAAGAAGTGGCAGGACATCGCCCGCAACACCGCCTGGAAAGATTTCGCCGCGCGCAACGCCAACTGCGCCAAGCTGCTGTCGCTGGCGGAGAAGACCTTATGA
- a CDS encoding GntR family transcriptional regulator: METAKTRSETLRESIEEMIAVGKLIPGQHLDETSLAEEFGVSRTPIREALIQLASMGIVEMRPRRGAIVAEIGPQKLIEMFEVMAEFEAMCGRLAARRMTPAEHAELLAAHQACKAARDASDPDAYFYLNEVFHDHIYAGSHNTFLAEQARALHRRLRPYRRLQLRVRDRLKMSFDEHEAAVNAIVAGDAEKTVEVLRQHITIQGQRFADLVASLHQLKTAA, translated from the coding sequence ATGGAAACCGCCAAGACACGTTCTGAGACCCTGCGCGAGTCGATCGAGGAAATGATCGCCGTGGGCAAGCTGATACCGGGCCAGCACCTGGACGAGACCTCGCTGGCCGAGGAGTTCGGGGTATCGCGCACGCCGATCCGGGAAGCGCTGATCCAGCTGGCCTCGATGGGCATCGTCGAGATGCGCCCGCGGCGCGGCGCCATCGTGGCCGAGATCGGCCCGCAAAAGCTCATTGAAATGTTCGAGGTGATGGCCGAGTTCGAGGCCATGTGCGGCCGCCTGGCCGCGCGCCGTATGACGCCGGCCGAGCACGCCGAACTGCTGGCCGCGCACCAGGCCTGCAAGGCGGCGCGCGACGCCAGCGATCCGGACGCCTACTTCTACCTCAACGAGGTCTTCCACGACCACATCTACGCCGGCAGCCACAATACCTTCCTGGCCGAACAGGCGCGCGCCCTGCACCGCCGCCTGCGCCCCTACCGCCGCTTGCAGCTGCGGGTGCGCGACCGCCTGAAGATGTCCTTCGACGAGCACGAGGCGGCGGTCAACGCCATCGTCGCGGGCGATGCGGAAAAGACGGTGGAAGTGCTGCGCCAGCACATCACGATCCAGGGCCAGCGCTTTGCCGACCTGGTGGCGTCGCTGCACCAGTTGAAAACGGCGGCCTGA
- a CDS encoding pseudouridine synthase, with amino-acid sequence MRPTPTLPVRDGLSPSYLWLQPGAWRDMQSFLAERFTAVPPQAWRERLLRGEVRNQHGEALRPDSPYRAGDCIFYYRELPQGEARIPVEEKILHVDDHLVVADKPHFLPVIPTGRFVQETLLVRLKKATGFEDLAPIHRLDRETAGVIVFSRNPASRGKYQSMFQQRSMFKAYEAIAPLRADLALPRVHRSRVVEMPGQFFRMHEAPGEPNSETHLSLIEARGALGLYRLEPVTGRRHQLRVHMAALGIPIVNDLFYPDAVPAGVADRLDQPLKLLARSLFFIDPLDGSERFFESERQL; translated from the coding sequence ATGAGGCCTACGCCGACGCTGCCCGTGCGCGACGGGCTCTCGCCCAGCTATCTCTGGCTGCAGCCGGGAGCGTGGCGCGACATGCAGTCTTTCCTTGCCGAGCGTTTTACCGCGGTGCCGCCGCAGGCCTGGCGCGAGCGCCTGCTGCGCGGCGAGGTGCGCAACCAGCATGGTGAGGCGCTGCGGCCGGATTCGCCTTACCGCGCGGGCGACTGCATCTTCTACTACCGTGAGCTGCCGCAGGGTGAGGCGCGCATTCCGGTCGAGGAAAAAATCCTGCACGTGGACGATCACTTGGTGGTGGCCGACAAGCCGCATTTCCTGCCGGTGATCCCGACCGGGCGCTTCGTGCAGGAGACGCTGCTGGTGCGGCTGAAGAAAGCCACCGGCTTCGAGGACCTGGCGCCCATCCATCGCCTCGACCGGGAGACCGCCGGGGTGATCGTGTTCTCGCGCAATCCGGCCAGCCGCGGCAAATACCAATCCATGTTCCAGCAGCGTTCCATGTTCAAGGCATACGAGGCGATCGCCCCGCTGCGCGCGGACCTGGCGCTGCCGCGCGTTCACCGCAGCCGGGTGGTGGAGATGCCCGGGCAGTTCTTCCGCATGCACGAAGCGCCCGGCGAACCCAACTCGGAAACCCATCTCTCGCTCATCGAGGCGCGCGGCGCGCTGGGTTTGTACCGGCTGGAGCCGGTCACCGGCCGGCGCCACCAGTTGCGTGTGCACATGGCGGCGCTGGGCATTCCCATCGTCAACGACCTGTTCTATCCCGACGCCGTGCCGGCAGGCGTGGCCGACCGCCTCGACCAGCCGCTGAAGCTGCTGGCGCGATCGCTGTTCTTCATCGATCCGCTGGATGGCAGCGAACGCTTCTTCGAGAGCGAACGCCAGCTGTAG
- a CDS encoding type II toxin-antitoxin system HipA family toxin yields MSMLRSLRIRLGTVDAGSLFALDDGRCYFRFDDDYALQGGGRPILSQLYCASTEERTRLQLLDPTLAANRGDGRGGLPPFFQNLLPEGQLRKHLVQRAGLAPDDEFGLLAYCGKDLPGDVSAVAEELDERRLGRLLGQGHDSYEMSSGQLPAPDGESLSGVQPKLALVKEPGGRYVMRSRDRAGAHFIAKLPATDYPNMPQVEFSSLTLAAAAGVDVCGFELEPLSAIAEHLPFGLRNDASRFLLVHRFDRDADTPTGRRHMEDFAQVTGTAPGAKYAGTYAAIGVVLAERSARGVEDVFELLRRIKVNELLGNFDAHLKNFSLLYRTPQEAALSPAYDIVAYAAYVGGEGHALAFVPGQRGKQLLTPAILRRLANIWSLPEPKLQAVLVETVERAMTQWPALIAALPFTEAQRARLLAHLDANASVAAWRRRAARKANKGGAPA; encoded by the coding sequence ATGAGCATGCTGCGCTCCCTGCGCATCCGCCTGGGCACGGTGGATGCCGGCTCGCTGTTCGCGCTGGACGACGGCCGCTGCTACTTCCGTTTCGACGACGATTACGCCCTGCAGGGGGGGGGCCGGCCCATTCTCTCGCAGCTCTATTGCGCCTCCACCGAGGAGCGCACCCGCCTCCAACTGCTCGACCCGACGCTGGCCGCCAACCGCGGCGACGGCCGGGGCGGCCTGCCGCCGTTCTTCCAGAACCTGTTGCCGGAAGGCCAGCTGCGCAAGCACCTGGTGCAGCGCGCGGGCCTGGCGCCGGATGACGAATTCGGCCTGCTGGCCTACTGCGGAAAAGATCTCCCCGGCGACGTCTCGGCCGTGGCCGAGGAGCTGGACGAGCGCCGCCTGGGCCGCCTCCTGGGCCAGGGACATGACAGCTACGAGATGAGCTCGGGCCAGTTGCCGGCGCCGGACGGGGAATCGCTTTCCGGCGTGCAGCCCAAGCTGGCGCTGGTGAAGGAGCCGGGCGGGCGTTACGTGATGCGCTCCAGGGATCGCGCTGGCGCGCACTTCATCGCCAAATTGCCGGCCACCGACTATCCCAACATGCCGCAGGTGGAGTTTTCCTCGCTGACGCTGGCGGCGGCCGCCGGCGTGGACGTCTGCGGATTCGAGCTGGAGCCGCTGTCGGCGATCGCCGAACACCTGCCGTTCGGCCTGCGCAACGACGCCAGCCGCTTCCTGCTGGTGCATCGTTTCGACCGCGACGCCGACACCCCCACCGGGCGCCGGCACATGGAGGATTTCGCCCAGGTCACCGGCACCGCGCCCGGCGCCAAGTACGCCGGCACCTATGCCGCCATCGGCGTGGTGCTGGCCGAGCGCAGCGCGCGCGGGGTGGAGGACGTGTTCGAGCTGCTGCGCCGGATCAAGGTCAACGAACTGCTGGGCAATTTCGACGCTCACCTGAAGAACTTCAGCCTGCTCTACCGCACGCCGCAGGAGGCGGCATTGTCGCCCGCCTATGACATCGTCGCCTATGCCGCCTATGTCGGCGGCGAGGGCCATGCGCTGGCCTTCGTGCCGGGGCAGAGGGGCAAGCAGTTGCTCACGCCGGCCATCCTGCGCCGCCTGGCCAACATCTGGAGCCTGCCCGAACCCAAGCTGCAGGCGGTGCTGGTGGAAACCGTGGAGCGCGCCATGACGCAATGGCCGGCGCTGATCGCCGCGTTGCCGTTCACCGAGGCCCAGCGCGCCCGGCTGCTGGCGCACCTGGATGCCAACGCCAGCGTCGCCGCCTGGCGCCGTCGCGCCGCGCGCAAGGCAAACAAGGGCGGAGCGCCGGCATGA
- a CDS encoding helix-turn-helix domain-containing protein, which produces MTSLQDIGARIRSARKARGLTAIELAGLAGMHRNTLLALETGRGNIELGKLLSLCGELGLELLLVPRQAAQMRAAEAAGSGAGSQTELAQRLQQLMDEGGRP; this is translated from the coding sequence ATGACAAGCCTTCAAGACATCGGCGCACGCATCCGCAGCGCCCGCAAGGCGCGCGGCCTTACCGCCATCGAGCTGGCCGGCCTGGCCGGCATGCATCGCAACACCTTGCTGGCGCTGGAGACCGGCCGCGGCAATATCGAGCTGGGCAAGCTGCTGTCGCTGTGCGGCGAGCTGGGGCTGGAGCTGCTGCTGGTGCCGCGGCAGGCCGCGCAGATGCGCGCCGCCGAGGCGGCCGGGAGCGGCGCGGGCAGCCAGACCGAGCTGGCGCAGCGCCTGCAGCAACTGATGGACGAGGGCGGGCGGCCATGA
- a CDS encoding YjfB family protein, with translation MDVTQIAAQATSMASARTSDQVNVLMLKKALNTQAAAAIGVLQALPPVPANPNIGRNINTTA, from the coding sequence ATGGATGTTACGCAAATCGCAGCACAGGCCACCAGCATGGCATCGGCGCGGACCTCTGACCAGGTCAACGTCCTGATGCTCAAGAAGGCGCTCAATACGCAAGCCGCAGCGGCAATCGGCGTGCTGCAGGCGCTGCCGCCGGTGCCTGCCAACCCGAACATCGGTCGCAATATCAACACGACCGCCTGA
- a CDS encoding anti-sigma factor family protein, translating to MTMPAISENDLHAYVDGQLPAARAQEVAAWLAQDPGNADALERVRAWRGQNEALHGLFDEVLDEPPPPRLTGFSRTGGRRRLDRAGAAANGSAWLRHAAMLLIALAGGIGGWLLRDAAGEGGMQWMPGAHSPMVAVAPITLARQAAVAHNVYSPDLRRPVEVGADQEQALVTWLSRRIGANVRAPKLAPLGYDLIGGRLLPGQSGPVAQFMYQDAGGQRLTLYVSRDQVQSQGTGFRFAQEDKLNVFYWIDGQFGYALSGGIARNELSRIASSVYEQLAPAPQPAR from the coding sequence ATGACGATGCCGGCAATCAGCGAGAACGATCTGCACGCCTATGTCGACGGCCAGTTGCCGGCTGCGCGCGCGCAGGAGGTGGCTGCCTGGCTGGCGCAGGACCCGGGCAATGCCGACGCGCTGGAGCGCGTGCGCGCCTGGCGCGGGCAAAACGAGGCGCTGCACGGCTTGTTCGATGAAGTGCTGGACGAGCCGCCGCCGCCGCGGCTGACCGGTTTTTCGCGCACCGGCGGGCGTCGTCGCCTGGATCGGGCCGGCGCTGCGGCCAACGGTAGCGCCTGGCTGCGCCATGCTGCCATGCTGCTGATCGCGCTGGCCGGCGGCATAGGCGGCTGGCTGCTGCGCGATGCGGCCGGCGAGGGCGGCATGCAATGGATGCCAGGCGCACACTCGCCGATGGTGGCGGTAGCGCCCATCACGCTGGCGCGCCAGGCGGCGGTCGCGCATAACGTCTACAGCCCCGACCTGCGCCGCCCGGTGGAGGTTGGCGCAGACCAGGAGCAGGCCCTGGTCACCTGGCTTTCGCGCCGCATCGGCGCCAATGTGCGTGCGCCCAAGCTGGCGCCGCTGGGCTACGACCTGATCGGCGGACGCCTCTTGCCCGGCCAGAGCGGGCCGGTGGCGCAGTTCATGTACCAGGACGCCGGCGGCCAGCGGCTGACCCTGTATGTATCGCGCGACCAGGTGCAAAGCCAGGGCACGGGCTTCCGCTTTGCCCAGGAGGACAAGCTCAACGTCTTCTACTGGATCGACGGCCAGTTCGGCTATGCGCTCTCCGGCGGCATTGCCAGGAACGAGCTGTCGCGTATTGCCAGCTCGGTCTATGAACAGCTGGCGCCGGCGCCGCAACCGGCCAGGTGA
- a CDS encoding RNA polymerase sigma factor, giving the protein MFGRKARQDQARQADEQLMLACLPRLRRYARALVGDRNAADDLVQDTLERGWQKLDSWQRGGDMRPWLFAIMHNLHADQRRKPVLPTVELDQPEAMSAYVMPADRGLMLDLEAALRLLPEEQREIILLVVLEEMRYEEVAATLGIPVGTVMSRLSRGRERLRLLLDGERGARPDSGALAATALKVVK; this is encoded by the coding sequence ATGTTCGGACGCAAGGCCAGGCAGGACCAGGCGCGGCAGGCCGACGAGCAGCTGATGCTCGCCTGCCTGCCGCGGCTGCGCCGCTACGCCCGCGCCCTGGTGGGCGACCGCAATGCCGCCGACGACCTGGTGCAGGACACCCTGGAGCGCGGCTGGCAAAAACTGGACAGCTGGCAGCGCGGCGGCGACATGCGTCCGTGGCTGTTCGCCATCATGCACAACCTGCACGCCGACCAGCGCAGGAAGCCGGTCTTGCCTACGGTCGAGCTGGACCAGCCGGAAGCGATGTCGGCCTACGTCATGCCGGCCGACCGCGGCCTGATGCTGGACCTGGAAGCGGCGCTGCGGCTGTTGCCCGAGGAGCAGCGCGAGATCATCCTGCTGGTGGTGCTGGAAGAGATGCGCTACGAAGAAGTGGCGGCGACCCTGGGCATTCCCGTGGGCACCGTGATGTCGCGCCTGTCGCGCGGCCGTGAACGCTTGCGGCTGCTGCTGGACGGCGAGCGCGGCGCGCGTCCGGACTCCGGCGCGCTCGCCGCAACTGCCTTGAAGGTGGTGAAATGA
- a CDS encoding COG4315 family predicted lipoprotein: MRLLATSLFALSALACAAAPFTASAQSAGVKTMDGVLVDARGMTVYTFDKDTANSGKSACNGPCAKLWPPVAPMGTPAAPYSTVTRDDGSAQLAYQGKPLYLYEQDKKAGDRSGDNFKDIWHVVKP, translated from the coding sequence ATGAGACTGCTCGCTACCTCCCTCTTCGCACTGAGCGCACTGGCCTGCGCCGCCGCACCGTTCACCGCCTCGGCCCAGAGCGCCGGCGTCAAGACCATGGACGGCGTGCTGGTCGACGCCCGTGGCATGACCGTCTACACCTTCGACAAGGACACCGCCAACAGCGGCAAGAGCGCCTGCAACGGCCCTTGCGCCAAGCTGTGGCCGCCGGTCGCGCCGATGGGCACGCCGGCCGCGCCGTATTCGACCGTGACCCGCGACGACGGCAGCGCCCAACTGGCCTACCAGGGCAAGCCGCTGTACCTGTACGAGCAGGACAAGAAGGCGGGCGATCGCAGCGGCGACAACTTCAAGGACATCTGGCACGTGGTCAAGCCTTAA
- a CDS encoding group I truncated hemoglobin: MMSRKIFLPLAAALLVLCSTAQAQAPAPKAAVADPALFNDLGGLPVIKKVVSDFVALMLDDERIRHTFAGTNLQRLDEKLVEQFCELSGGGCIYTGDPMKEVHQGLKLTNAHFNALVEDLQIAMEKNGIASRTQNRLLYLLAPMQRDTVTR; this comes from the coding sequence ATGATGTCACGCAAGATTTTCCTGCCGCTGGCGGCAGCCCTGCTGGTTCTTTGCTCGACGGCGCAGGCTCAGGCGCCCGCGCCCAAGGCAGCCGTGGCCGATCCCGCGCTGTTCAACGATCTCGGCGGCCTGCCGGTGATCAAGAAGGTGGTCAGCGATTTCGTCGCCCTGATGCTGGACGACGAGCGCATCCGCCACACCTTCGCCGGCACCAACCTGCAGCGCCTGGACGAAAAGCTGGTCGAGCAGTTCTGCGAGCTCAGCGGCGGCGGCTGCATCTATACCGGCGATCCCATGAAGGAAGTGCACCAGGGCCTGAAGCTGACCAATGCCCACTTCAACGCGCTGGTGGAAGACCTGCAGATCGCCATGGAGAAAAACGGTATCGCTTCGCGCACGCAGAACCGCCTGCTGTACCTGCTGGCGCCGATGCAGCGCGATACCGTCACCCGCTGA